From a single Miscanthus floridulus cultivar M001 chromosome 8, ASM1932011v1, whole genome shotgun sequence genomic region:
- the LOC136477597 gene encoding probable bifunctional riboflavin biosynthesis protein RIBA 2, chloroplastic, with the protein MASIAPPSSSVAALTRQPAQFLKGCSVSKETKGPVCSFFAANSNSTKVKSVSLRVASSFKSDGSYPAGGVSGNGDTLLPKSTSVRGQDHPVADPVLPMDSMITPEILSTNLARVVEKFADDDTDTELDLDSPTEGFASIADAIEDIRQGKLVIVVDDESRENEGDLIMAASLVTPEAMAFIVRHGTGIVCVSMKEDDLERLNLPLMVTTKENEEKLCTAFTVTVDAKEGTTTGVSAKDRAKTVMTLASPDSKPEDFNRPGHIFPLKYREGGVLKRAGHTEASVDLAMLAGLPPVAVLCEIVDDADGSMARLPKLRVFAERENLKIISIADLIRYRRKRDRLIERASVARLPLKWGNVRAYCYRSVIDGIEHIAMVKGDIGDGQDILVRVHSECLTGDIFGSARCDCGDQLAMAMEMIEKAGRGVLVYLRGHEGRGIGLGHKLRAYNLQDDGRDTVEANEELGLPVDSREYGIGAQILRDLGVRSMKLMTNNPAKYSGLKGYGLSIVGRVPLITPITSENRRYLETKRTKMGHVYGLANAQANQPSSSQSTEEKH; encoded by the exons ATGGCTTCGATTGCGCCTCCGTCTTCCTCCGTCGCTGCCCTCACCCGCCAACC TGCGCAGTTCTTGAAAGGGTGCAGTGTATCCAAGGAGACAAAGGGACCGGTCTGCAGTTTCTTCGCTGCAAATTCAAACAGCACCAAGGTGAAATCAGTGAGCTTGAGAGTAGCATCATCCTTCAAAAGTGATGGTAGTTATCCAGCTGGTGGTGTCTCTGGGAATGGCGACACGCTATTGCCAAAAAGCACATCCGTCCGTGGCCAGGACCATCCGGTTGCTGACCCTGTACTCCCAATGGATTCCATGATTACGCCAGAAATCCTATCTACTAATTTGGCACGTGTTGTGGAGAAGTTCGCAGACGATGACACAGATACTGAACTTGATTTGGATAGCCCAACAGAGGGCTTCGCATCGATCGCAGATGCCATTGAGGACATACGACAAGGAAAA CTTGTGATTGTTGTTGATGACGAATCAAGGGAAAATGAAGGAGACCTGATAATGGCTGCCTCCTTGGTTACCCCAGAGGCTATGGCTTTTATAGTAAGGCATGGGACAGGAATTGTTTGTGTCAGCATGAAAGAAGATGATCTGGAAAGACTGAACCTTCCTTTGATGGTTACCACAAAAGAAAACGAGGAGAAGCTATGCACTGCTTTCACTGTTACAGTG GATGCAAAAGAGGGCACAACTACTGGGGTATCTGCCAAGGACAGGGCAAAAACAGTCATGACTCTTGCATCTCCTGACTCTAAGCCTGAGGACTTCAACCGCCCTGGTCATATTTTCCCTTTGAAATACAGAGAAGGGGGTGTTCTGAAACGAGCTGGACATACCGAGGCATCTGTTGACCTTGCTATGCTGGCTGGATTACCTCCTGTTGCTGTCCTTTGTGAGATTGTGGATGATGCAGATGGTTCCATGGCTCGCCTACCAAAGTTGCGTGTCTTTGCTGAAAGGGAGAATTTGAAGATTATATCTATTGCTGACTTGATTAG GTATAGGAGGAAAAGAGACAGGCTAATTGAACGCGCTTCTGTTGCACGCTTGCCTTTGAAATGGGGCAACGTCCGTGCCTATTGCTACAGATCTGTTATTGATGGCATTGAGCATATTGCCATGGTGAAA GGTGATATTGGTGATGGCCAAGACATTTTGGTGAGGGTGCACTCTGAGTGCCTCACAGGTGACATTTTTGGATCCGCAAGATGTGATTGTGGTGACCAGCTTGCAATGGCAATGGAGATGATTGAGAAGGCTGGAAGGGGTGTATTAGTTTATCTCCGTGGACATGAAGGAAGGGGTATTGGTCTGGGCCACAAGCTTCGTGCTTATAACTTACAGGATGATGGGCGTGATACTGTGGAAGCTAACGAGGAACTTGGTCTTCCTGTGGACTCACGGGAATATGGGATTGGCGCACAG ATATTACGGGATCTAGGAGTCCGTTCAATGAAGCTGATGACTAATAACCCTGCAAAATATAGTGGTCTGAAGGGTTATGGTCTGAGCATTGTGGGCAGGGTGCCCTTGATTACGCCAATTACCAGTGAGAACCGCAGGTACCTGGAGACCAAAAGAACAAAGATGGGACATGTATATGGATTGGCTAATGCGCAGGCTAACCAACCAAGCAGCAGCCAGAGCACAGAAGAGAAGCATTAG
- the LOC136477598 gene encoding E3 ubiquitin-protein ligase RING1-like, giving the protein MGPLPSDRNNSSPCADGQGPLGCPPDEFPAPPPPYPPPPSPASHGHSTFVTALIIAVPVLAFLALCLSIFIFVRRRRLRRRRREALLEAALTPAAPATFPDDGPGGEGEVVHHVWHIRTVGLDDAAIESITLTRYRAGGVLGASDCTICHGEFQDGELLRLLPKCAHAFHVQCIDTWLRAHVTCPLCRADVVMDTAAAPADAEQPPGADAADASAEQPGSNTRTMEQERHGQQANEQQELRVEIDQPDHSSSLDRPRQQIRHPGDRAQNFRRVASMDSPSPPTASGEEAPEDEQAGAEKQGTGGAVCCEVSPEPGHQLKRSLSASSQWTLLSRHCRTRSSLLPL; this is encoded by the coding sequence ATGGGTCCGCTACCATCCGACCGCAACAACTCTTCGCCCTGCGCCGACGGCCAAGGCCCTCTTGGGTGCCCGCCTGATGAGTTTCCAGCTCCACCGCCGCCTtaccctcctcctccttcccccgcCTCCCACGGCCACAGCACCTTCGTCACCGCTCTCATCATCGCCGTCCCGGTGCTCGCCTTCCTCGCCCTCTGCCTCTCCATATTTATCTTCGTCCGGCgcaggcggctgcggcggcggcggcgagaggcGCTCCTCGAAGCCGCCCTGACCCCGGCGGCGCCCGCAACCTTCCCCGACGACGGCCCCGGGGGAGAAGGAGAAGTCGTGCATCACGTGTGGCACATCCGGACCGTCGGGCTCGACGACGCGGCGATCGAGTCCATCACGCTCACGCGGTACCGCGCCGGCGGCGTGCTTGGCGCCTCCGACTGCACCATCTGCCACGGCGAGTTCCAGGATGGCGAGCTCCTGCGGCTGCTCCCCAAGTGCGCCCACGCGTTCCACGTTCAGTGCATCGACACCTGGCTCCGCGCCCATGTCACCTGCCCGCTCTGCCGCGCTGACGTGGTGATGGACactgccgccgcgcccgccgacgCCGAGCAACCCCCGGGCGCTGATGCTGCCGACGCCTCGGCCGAACAACCCGGGAGCAATACCCGAACCATGGAACAGGAGCGGCACGGTCAGCAGGCCAACGAGCAGCAAGAGCTGCGTGTCGAAATCGATCAGCCTGACCACTCCAGCTCCCTGGACCGACCACGTCAGCAGATTCGGCACCCCGGAGATCGGGCACAGAACTTTCGGCGGGTGGCTTCCATggactcgccgtcgccgccgacgGCGTCGGGCGAGGAGGCTCCTGAAGACGAGCAGGCCGGTGCCGAGAAGCAGGGGACGGGCGGTGCTGTTTGCTGCGAGGTGTCACCAGAACCTGGTCACCAGCTGAAGAGGTCATTGTCCGCCAGCAGCCAGTGGACGCTCCTCTCGCGGCATTGCCGCACGCGCAGCTCGCTACTGCCGCTGTGA